A region of Candidatus Kaelpia imicola DNA encodes the following proteins:
- a CDS encoding cold shock domain-containing protein yields FHKNSLVGVEFDVLNEDTEVEFEIEKTPKGASAVNVSIAKK; encoded by the coding sequence TTTCCACAAGAACAGCCTTGTGGGTGTTGAATTTGACGTTTTGAATGAAGATACGGAAGTTGAGTTTGAAATTGAAAAAACTCCCAAAGGTGCAAGCGCTGTTAATGTGAGTATTGCGAAGAAATAA